From Bacteroides uniformis:
CCTATACTTTTATGGGTGATATTTTCTAAATCACTCCACGGATACGGTCATCGAATGCCGAGAGTGCTGCCTTTGCCCCTTCGCCCATGGCAATGACTATCTGCTTGTAGGGAACATTCGATACATCCCCTGCCGCATATACCCCCGGAAGTGTGGTACGGCAGAAAGCGTCAATCTTAATCTCCCCGGTCGGAGTCGTTTCCAGCTTGTCGCGGAAAGGAGCGCTGTTGGCTGCCAAACCGATTTGCACGAAGATGCCGTCTAACGGGAAGTCGCGTTCCTCGCCGGTAAGGCGGTCCTTGATGCGGATAGAAGTTACTTTTTCCCCGTTTCCATCGACTTTTACGGTCTGTGACGAGGTGAAGATTTCCACATTCGGCAGGCTCCGGGCTTTCTCTTGCAGCACTTGGTCGGCTTTCAGTGTATCGGCAAATTCGAATACCGTTACCTTCCGGCAGATGCCTGCCAGGTCGATGGCAGCTTCAATCCCCGAGTTACCTCCACCGATAACCGCCACATGCTTGCCTTGATAGAACGGACCGTCGCAATGCGGACAGAATGCCACGCCGCGTCCTATGTATTCCGCTTCGCCCTCCACATTCAGTTTGCGCCAGCTTGCCCCTGTGACAATGATTACTGCCGGTGCATGGAACACCTCGCCGCCTACGGTGGAGACACTTTTTTCCGTTCCCTGCAACTTTACTTTCTCTATCTTACGCTCCTCGAAAATCTCTATCGGATAGTGCTCTATATGTGTGCGGAGTGCGTTGGCAAGTTCTGCACCAGTAGTCTGCGGCACGGAGATAAGGTTTTCTATGCCTACCGTCTCTTTTACCTGTCCGCCTATGCGCTCGGCAACAATCGCCACCCGTAGGCCCTTGCGTGCAGAGTAGATGGCTGCGGAAGCTCCGGCTGGTCCACCGCCCAATACCAGCACGTCGAAATCTCTCTCTATCGGTGCTTCGTCCTCTTGCGGAGCACTGCCGAAGGCTTCTTCC
This genomic window contains:
- the ahpF gene encoding alkyl hydroperoxide reductase subunit F, encoding MLETTILDQVRSVFQHLEARYVFHITYHPGHEQAQELIGFLKDVASCSDKLSCRMSEIENPVLEFTLLKDDVETGIKFRGIPGGHEFTSLLLAVLNADGKGKNLPDEAIRRRIRALQGDISLQTYVSLTCTNCPDVVQALNIIALLNPHVTHEMVDGALNQEEVDALKIQAVPSVYANGKLLHVGRGSLGELLQKLEEAFGSAPQEDEAPIERDFDVLVLGGGPAGASAAIYSARKGLRVAIVAERIGGQVKETVGIENLISVPQTTGAELANALRTHIEHYPIEIFEERKIEKVKLQGTEKSVSTVGGEVFHAPAVIIVTGASWRKLNVEGEAEYIGRGVAFCPHCDGPFYQGKHVAVIGGGNSGIEAAIDLAGICRKVTVFEFADTLKADQVLQEKARSLPNVEIFTSSQTVKVDGNGEKVTSIRIKDRLTGEERDFPLDGIFVQIGLAANSAPFRDKLETTPTGEIKIDAFCRTTLPGVYAAGDVSNVPYKQIVIAMGEGAKAALSAFDDRIRGVI